A stretch of the Aspergillus puulaauensis MK2 DNA, chromosome 6, nearly complete sequence genome encodes the following:
- a CDS encoding uncharacterized protein (COG:S;~EggNog:ENOG410Q996;~TransMembrane:6 (i21-39o59-82i94-114o134-151i163-188o194-210i)), translating into MESVIRQTLQIYKRTHRVLHEYLWLIWLESLVNVIFSVTTRLQLDGVIPGSHAYYAGEMTLWALQTQLLSQIIANRIALIMVSRRKALQLRWGLLIAIGVVNIAVGFIWTPAHLSTASDFQVHLNLIFEYCEKAFFLLLDLSLNLYFLYLVRFRLIADGLVKYWTLYNFNIGFVVISTVMDSLLLGLLALPDKFTYVQFAPVTYTVKLYLELKMAQLISKVVRRSMNRVDSSSSPPGSSHRTPLSRSYNPRNFSKRTATTDHYDNYDREAHEMNTHISAGREGGSGRSSSRTRGHEDREGIVKTVTTVVEAESREGSEEGLRASH; encoded by the exons aTGGAGAGCGTCATCCGGCAGACCCTCCAAATCTACAAACGAACGCACAGGGTTCTCCACGAGTATCTCTGGCTGATATGGCTGGAATCCCTCGTGAATGTCATCTTCTCCGTCACAACACGTCTCCAGCTAGACGGCGTAATACCTGGAAG TCATGCATACTACGCTGGTGAAATGACCCTATGGGCCCTGCAAACCCAGCTCCTCTCCCAAATCATTGCCAACCGAATTGCCTTGATCATGGTCAGCAGGCGCAAAGCGCTGCAGCTGCGATGGGGACTgctcatcgccatcggcgTCGTCAACATTGCTGTCGGCTTCATCTGGACTCCTGCCCATCTATCCACAGCATCGGACTTCCAGGtccacctcaacctcatcttcGAATACTGCGAGaaggccttcttcctccttttaGACCTCAGTCTCAACCTCTATTTCCTATACTTGGTCCGGTTCAGACTCATCGCAGACGGCCTCGTCAAGTACTGGACCCTATACAACTTCAACATTGGCTTCGTGGTCATTTCGACCGTCATGGACTCTTTGCTTCTCGGCCTGTTGGCTCTGCCTGACAAATTCAC CTACGTCCAATTTGCACCAGTGACATACACCGTGAAACTCTACCTCGAGCTCAAGATGGCCCAGCTGATTTCCAAGGTCGTCCGCCGGAGCATGAACCGCGTCGACTCCTCGTCCAGCCCGCCTGGATCCAGCCACCGGACCCCGTTGTCGCGGTCCTATAATCCCCGGAATTTCTCGAAGCGAACTGCCACCACGGATCACTACGATAATTATGACCGGGAGGCGCATGAGATGAATACTCATATTTCGGCTGGGCGGGAGGGGGGGTCCGGAAGATCGTCCTCTCGGACACGGGGGCATGAGGACAGGGAGGGCATTGTCAAGACCGTGACGACGGTTGTAGAGGCAGAGAGCCGCGAGGGGAGCGAGGAGGGCCTGAGGGCGTCGCATTAA
- a CDS encoding uncharacterized protein (COG:S;~EggNog:ENOG410PYE0;~InterPro:IPR001810;~go_function: GO:0005515 - protein binding [Evidence IEA]), giving the protein MALLIKKFLHSIRLLGRRGKYKRLLPHEETPRPLPPDEKRPWSLLLELPLDILVDIVPYLPLVSQVCLALICKPLYRLLRPVLDDEQLAWPRYLASPLTLSNEFGSELHLPRIDLLLKLEDARWLYCRTCLKLHPYNYFPPDFARIPPSRRDCRLYCGIVDLCSCLALTYTNGQRLSEWIQTGVPSQDLHRNIRQQSQCQTLNNRRLLIHSCSVTSQPDVFLALTIMLTLDAGKCLVVTTRYNVYWSTPHKRLGDLVNDREAYRPPFNTESIFLCSDVHALAGLYGSYAPTLTRKDACGSCDTTFHLLLCTDDGLHSVIRSERNLGIVEHDPNMPRRLVRGSQKWWLTSRDPGNAMEGMWYRWS; this is encoded by the coding sequence ATGGCGCTCCTTATCAAAAAGTTCTTACACTCTATCCGACTCCTTGGGCGGCGAGGGAAGTATAAGCGTCTCTTGCCCCATGAGGAGACCCCCAGGCCTCTCCCCCCCGATGAGAAACGACCCTGGTCTCTGCTACTGGAGCTGCCTCTGGATATTCTGGTAGATATTGTACCATACCTACCACTGGTGTCCCAGGTCTGCCTTGCACTCATCTGCAAGCCGCTCTACAGACTACTACGCCCCGTCCTTGATGATGAACAACTAGCCTGGCCAAGGTATCTGGCTAGCCCATTAACCTTGAGCAACGAATTTGGTAGCGAACTGCATCTTCCACGGATTGACCTTCTGCTCAAGCTGGAAGATGCCCGCTGGCTATACTGTCGTACCTGCCTTAAGCTTCACCCATACAACTACTTTCCTCCAGACTTTGCTCGTATTCCACCATCGCGTCGAGACTGCAGGTTGTACTGCGGAATTGTTGATTTGTGCTCCTGCCTGGCCCTCACCTACACAAATGGTCAACGGCTTAGCGAGTGGATACAGACAGGAGTACCAAGCCAGGATCTTCACCGTAACATCCGACAACAATCCCAATGCCAAACGCTTAACAACAGGAGGCTCCTTATTCATAGCTGCTCGGTGACAAGCCAACCTGACGTGTTTTTAGCCCTCACCATCATGCTGACACTCGACGCCGGCAAATGCTTGGTAGTCACGACTAGGTACAACGTGTATTGGTCAACGCCGCACAAACGTCTCGGAGATTTGGTGAACGACCGCGAGGCCTATCGACCGCCATTCAATACTGAATCTATTTTTCTCTGCTCAGATGTGCACGCCCTTGCTGGGTTATACGGAAGCTACGCACCTACACTGACGCGGAAAGATGCATGCGGCAGCTGTGATACAAcatttcatcttcttctctgcaCTGATGACGGCCTTCACTCTGTTATTCGCAGTGAGCGTAATCTCGGGATTGTGGAACATGACCCGAATATGCCCAGGCGGCTGGTACGAGGCTCTCAAAAGTGGTGGCTAACCTCCCGGGATCCTGGGAATGCCATGGAGGGAATGTGGTATCGCTGGTCCTGA
- the PLB1_2 gene encoding lysophospholipase family protein (COG:I;~EggNog:ENOG410PFXA;~InterPro:IPR016035,IPR002642;~PFAM:PF01735;~SECRETED:SignalP(1-15);~go_function: GO:0004620 - phospholipase activity [Evidence IEA];~go_process: GO:0009395 - phospholipid catabolic process [Evidence IEA]): MKLALVALVAGLAHATPLMTSRALPNAPDQYAPANVSCPATKPSIRSAAHISSNETEWLESRRKEISSPLREFLGRLDIAGFDASGYMDLASMNSTNIPNIGIAVSGGGYRAMLNGAGALKAFDSRTHNSTAKGQLGGLLQSATYLSALSGGGWLVGSVFVNNFTTITDLQASDRTWDLRNNIIEGPDVKHFQLLSTAGYWSDLVDTVHSKKHAGYDTSITDYWGRALSYQFINASDGGPSYTWSSIALMDNFQKGKTPLPILVADGRNPGEKVVGANSTVYEFNPWEFGTFDPAIYGFAPLEYLGSDFEDGQIGNNGTCVRGFDNAGFVMGTSSSLFNQFLLRLNGTSIPKTLKSAVGSILEDIGDANNDIANYPNPFYNFQASTTAISTRRNLSVVDGGEDGQNIPLHPLIQPTRHVDVIFAIDSTANVHNWPNGQSLVRTYERSLNSTGVGNGTVFPSIPDENTFINLGLNKRPTFFGCDTKNLSAAAPLVVYLPNAPYSHMSNTSTFDLSYSDDDRDAIIENGYNVVNRGNSTEDGQWPTCVGCAILSRSAERTGTVLPEACRQCFRSYCWNGTLDSTEPEDYQPAVVVETSMAGRVAPWGVGALVGLVWVGLM, encoded by the coding sequence ATGAAACTCGCCCTGGTGGCTCTTGTGGCTGGTCTGGCCCATGCCACCCCGTTAATGACATCTAGAGCCCTTCCCAATGCCCCTGATCAGTACGCGCCGGCGAACGTCTCCTGCCCGGCCACGAAGCCCTCGATTCGAAGTGCAGCACACATCTCCTCGAATGAAACAGAATGGCTCGAGTCACGTCGGAAGGAAATCAGCTCGCCTTTAAGAGAGTTTCTAGGTCGTCTAGACATCGCAGGCTTCGATGCATCGGGCTACATGGACCTGGCGTCTATGAATTCCACCAACATCCCAAATATCGGCATCGCGGTGTCAGGAGGCGGTTATCGCGCGATGCTcaatggagctggagccctAAAAGCTTTCGACAGTCGAACACACAACTCAACCGCCAAGGGCCAACTCGGGGGTCTCCTGCAGAGTGCGACCTACCTTTCTGCTCTCAGTGGAGGAGGCTGGCTGGTTGGGTCTGTCTTTGTGAATAACTTCACGACAATCACCGATCTGCAAGCCAGCGACCGGACGTGGGATTTGCGCAATAATATCATCGAAGGCCCGGACGTTAAACACTTCCAGCTGCTATCCACGGCCGGATACTGGAGTGACCTGGTGGACACTGTCCACTCGAAGAAGCACGCAGGATACGACACTTCCATCACTGACTACTGGGGCCGCGCTCTGTCCTACCAGTTCATCAACGCGTCCGACGGCGGTCCCAGCTACACCTGGTCTTCAATCGCGTTGATGGATAACTTTCAAAAGGGAAAGACTCCTTTGCCCATTCTCGTCGCCGACGGCCGAAACCCCGGTGAAAAGGTCGTCGGCGCAAACTCAACCGTATACGAATTCAACCCCTGGGAATTCGGCACCTTCGACCCAGCCATCTACGGCTTCGCACCGCTAGAATACCTCGGATCAGACTTCGAAGACGGCCAGATCGGCAATAACGGAACCTGCGTGCGAGGCTTCGACAACGCCGGCTTCGTAATGGGCACGTCCTCAAGCCTGTTCAACCAGTTCCTCCTGCGCCTGAACGGCACCTCCATCCCCAAGACCCTCAAGTCCGCCGTAGGCTCCATCCTCGAAGACATCGGCGACGCAAACAACGACATCGCAAACTACCCAAACCCCTTCTACAACTTCCAGGCAAGCACAACCGCCATCTCCACCCGCCGCAACCTCAgcgtcgtcgacggcggcgaagaCGGCCAGAATATCCCCCTGCACCCTCTCATCCAGCCAACGCGGCACGTAGACGtgatcttcgccatcgactcTACAGCAAACGTCCACAACTGGCCAAACGGGCAGTCCCTCGTCCGGACGTACGAGCGCAGCCTCAACTCCACGGGCGTCGGCAACGGGACCgtcttcccatccatccctGACGAGAACACATTTATAAACCTCGGGCTGAACAAACGGCCTACATTCTTCGGATGCGACACGAAGAATCTCTCCGCCGCTGCTCCGCTGGTCGTATACCTCCCCAACGCGCCGTACAGCCATATGTCAAACACATCGACCTTCGACCTCAGCTACAGCGACGACGACCGCGACGCAATAATCGAGAATGGGTATAACGTGGTGAATCGTGGCAACAGCACCGAGGACGGGCAGTGGCCGACGTGCGTTGGGTGTGCGATCTTGAGCCGCAGTGCGGAGCGGACGGGCACGGTATTGCCCGAGGCCTGTAGACAGTGTTTCCGCAGTTATTGCTGGAATGGGACGCTGGATAGTACGGAGCCCGAGGATTATCAGCCTGCTGTGGTGGTTGAGACGAGTATGGCTGGGAGGGTGGCGCCTTGGGGGGTTGGTGCGCttgttgggttggtttggGTGGGTTTGATGTAG
- a CDS encoding uncharacterized protein (CAZy:GT2_Glyco_tranf_2;~COG:U;~EggNog:ENOG410PGTI;~InterPro:IPR029044;~PFAM:PF13632,PF13641;~TransMembrane:6 (i166-190o210-230i486-505o525-541i548-564o576-605i)): MSGHIYIPGPLATVVEAAGCEAETACNPRLPIRTPDSVVNVPKQRSSKSGATANQSISISSGSRRGQGSSVSADEAGRRTSAVYEHPSITESTPVAKRLSMRLSWRNHITPAQIEEGRLPPGNGQSRSSSQPVSRTGGPRSTSLASHYNMASLVNIKHKRKFWLRILLEFGAYIIFVAFVYFVLIGVPLWRGAVYWLYLVVKHKFVLKGGWSIVMVLVVLFSYTPLLAPFEKSPPGPEFYSQRNIQPSSTPTCALIIPAYRSGAFIGHTLDAALKIFPASHVFVVANGNSSSPLDSTEEICRVRGVNHIWCPIGSKIIAIFVGCHAAKGFRHILLMDDDCILPLDFPVVTSRLTNGTQCISYTIKCTGADSSRLTWCQKAQDLEYKLAGLQRSFAGRVGSATFPHGAISLWNKGFLKKTMENHPGFSISEDWFMGHACRRLGGRIKMCSAVFVETGTPSALFWTSSAHTRGGFGETTLFKQRFLRWNFFVFSSLWHNMAYIAASWRLGWWEFGTKIFVVQEVYETMTYLLAPFILPISILVKPGFCMAILAAIVGLYLLQAIIFNEIHLRRKNEHVSWAIIIGYYIPFKICLSLINVVGSYWCLFKYARYFAQQRLKLTEDHKVVGMVLKLEQQMQGPTLSRKITLGRVDMVNPATRHPR; encoded by the exons ATGTCGGGCCACATATATATTCCAGGACCGCTGGCCACTGTCGTGGAAGCCGCGGGATGTGAGGCCGAAACAGCATGCAACCCACGCCTGCCGATTCGTACTCCTGACAGTGTGGTCAACGTGCCAAAACAACGTTCATCCAAGTCTGGTGCCACTGCAAACCAATCgatatcaatatcatccGGATCTCGAAGGGGACAGGGCAGCTCTGTGTCAGCCGATGAGGCTGGGAGAAGAACTTCCGCTGTCTATGAACACCCATCGATTACTGAATCCACGCCAGTGGCAAAGCGGCTTTCTATGCGTTTAAGCTGGCGAAACCACATTACACCGGCCCAGATTGAGGAGGGTAGGCTTCCTCCAGGCAATGGACAGTCACGCTCCTCTAGCCAACCTGTCAGTAGAACCGGAGGCCCTCGCAGTACCAGCCTCGCAAGCCATTACAACATGGCAAGTCTAGTGAATATCAAACACAAACGAAAGTTCTGGCTCAGAATTCTGCTGGAATTTGGAGCTTACATTATCTTCGTCGCATTCGTGTACTTTGTCCTCATCGGGGTGCCACTGTGGAGGGGCGCAGTGTACTGGCTATACTTGGTGGTAAAACACAAGTTTGTTCTCAAAGGAGGCTGGTCTATTGTGATGGTCCTAGTAGTATT ATTTTCCTACACCCCCCTTCTAGCTCCTTTCGAAAAGTCCCCTCCAGGGCCCGAGTTTTACTCGCAGCGAAACATCCAACCAAGCAGCACTCCGACCTGTGCCCTTATCATTCCGGCTTACCGGTCTGGCGCATTTATCGGACATACTCTTGACGCGGCATTGAAGATCTTTCCCGCCTCCCATGTTTTTGTAGTTGCAAATGGGAACTCCTCGAGCCCGCTGGATTCTACAGAAGAGATCTGTCGGGTCCGTGGAGTAAACCATATCTGGTGCCCTATAGGATCAAAAATAATCGCCATATTCGTTGGCTGCCACGCTGCCAAAGGCTTTCGCCATATCCTGCTCATGGATGACGACTGTATCCTCCCTCTGGACTTCCCCGTGGTCACTTCTCGCCTTACCAACGGAACACAGTGTATTTCGTATACAATCAAGTGCACAGGAGCCGACTCTTCGCGGCTGACATGGTGCCAGAAAGCACAGGATCTGGAATACAAATTAGCCGGCTTGCAGCGCAGCTTCGCTGGACGAGTCGGCAGTGCTACATTCCCTCATGGGGCGATATCGCTCTGGAATAAAGGGTTTCTGAAAAAGACCATGGAGAACCACCCCGGGTTTTCCATCAGCGAAGACTGGTTTATGGGACATGCCTGTCGACGGCTTGGGGGGCGGATCAAGATGTGCAGTGCGGTCTTTGTCGAGACCGGCACGCCGTCAGCGTTGTTCTGGACCAGCAGTGCTCACACTCGAGGAGGCTTCGGGGAGACGACGTTGTTTAAGCAACGGTTTTTACGCTGGAACTTTTTTGTGTTCAGCAGCCTGTGGCATAATATGGCCTATATAGCCGCTTCCTGGCGGTTAGGATGGTGGGAATTCGGTACGAAGATCTTCGTCGTTCAAGAG GTGTATGAAACAATGACGTACTTGCTTGCGCCTTTCATACTGCCCATTTCCATCCTTGTGAAGCCAGGATTCTGCATGGCTATCCTGGCAGCGATAGTGGGGCTGTACCTGCTTCAAGCCATTATCTTTAACGAGATTCACCTTCGACGGAAGAACGAACACGTGAGCTGGGCTATTATTATTGGCTACTAT ATTCCGTTTAAAATCTGTCTAAGCCTGATCAATGTCGTGGGCTCGTATTGGTGCCTCTTCAAGTATGCGCGATACTTTGCACAGCAGCGTCTGAAGCTCACGGAAGATCACAAAGTGGTcgggatggtgttgaagctAGAACAGCAGATGCAGGGGCCGACTCTCAGCAGGAAAATAACACTCGGGAGAGTGGATATGGTGAATCCAGCAACCAGGCACCCTAGATGA
- a CDS encoding acyl-CoA dehydrogenase family protein (COG:I;~EggNog:ENOG410PKBI;~InterPro:IPR006091,IPR009075,IPR037069,IPR009100, IPR036250,IPR013786;~PFAM:PF02770,PF00441,PF02771;~go_function: GO:0016627 - oxidoreductase activity, acting on the CH-CH group of donors [Evidence IEA];~go_function: GO:0050660 - flavin adenine dinucleotide binding [Evidence IEA];~go_process: GO:0055114 - oxidation-reduction process [Evidence IEA]) codes for MSGISTVPFAEPPYLRGLPSPYYSEGHRRFQKAAREFLYENLIKHALDWEREGTVPEHVFKDFCRANMLLPNLPAPLPAEWLKKLGIHDILGVKVEEWDYLHTGIYTDELARSGLSGPGGSLNAGFAFGIPPIIKYGSKQLQEKFLPDLLTGRARCCIAITEPDAGSDVANITTTATKSDDGKYYIINGNKKWITNGIWSEYSTMAVRTGGPGAAGLSLLVVPLKGYPGVSMQRLKVSGQVSGGTTYIELDDVKVPVENLIGREGEGMKFVMNNFNHERLTISVGVTRQARVALSAAFAYCLKREAFGKTLMDQPVVRHRLAKAGGELETMWAFVEQLLYQLANMPKDEADRRLGGVTALAKAKSAMVLNECAQTAVLLFGGAGFTKQGQGELVEAILRDVPGARIPGGSEDVLLDLSVRQLVKLYKSEEGKLGKSKI; via the exons ATGTCAGGCATCTCAACCGTCCCCTTCGCGGAGCCGCCGTACCTGCGCGGCCTCCCATCGCCATACTACAGCGAGGGCCACCGCCGCTTCCAAAAGGCCGCCCGCGAGTTCCTGTACGAGAACCTGATCAAGCATGCCCTGgactgggagagggaggGCACCGTCCCCGAACACGTCTTCAAGGACTTCTGCAGGGCCAACATGCTGCTGCCGAACCTGCCGGCTCCTCTGCCCGCCGAgtggctgaagaagctggggatCCATGATATCCTGGGCGTGAAGGTTGAGGAGTGGGATTATCTGCACACGGGGATTTACACTGATGAG CTTGCTCGCTCTGGTCTCAGCGGCCCCGGCGGTTCGCTCAACGCTGGCTTCGCCTTCGGTATCCCCCCAATCATCAAGTACGGCAGCAAGCAGCTGCAGGAGAAATTCCTGCCTGATCTCTTGACTGGCCGCGCGCGATGCTGCATCGCCATTACAGAACCCGATGCTGGATCCGACGTTGCGAACATCACCACGACCGCGACCAAGTCCGACGACGGCAAGTACTATATCATCAACGGAAACAAGAAATG GATCACCAACGGAATCTGGTCCGAGTACAGCACCATGGCCGTGCGCACCGGCGGCCCCGGCGCAGCTGGACTCTCGCTTCTCGTCGTCCCATTAAAGGGCTACCCGGGCGTCTCAATGCAACGACTCAAGGTCTCCGGCCAAGTCTCGGGAGGAACAACATACATCGAGCTCGACGACGTCAAAGTCCCCGTGGAGAACCTGATCGGGCGCGAAGGCGAGGGCATGAAGTTCGTCATGAACAACTTCAACCACGAGCGCCTGACCATCTCGGTCGGGGTGACGCGGCAGGCGCGCGTGGCGCTCTCCGCTGCATTTGCCTACTGCTTGAAGCGTGAGGCGTTTGGCAAGACACTCATGGACCAGCCTGTTGTGCGGCACCGGTTGGCGAAGGCCGGGGGCGAGCTGGAGACGATGTGGGCGTTTGTGGAGCAGTTACTGTATCAGCTTGCCAATATGCCCAAGGACGAGGCGGATCGTCGGCTTGGGGGAGTGACGGCgctggcgaaggcgaagtcGGCCATGGTTCTGAATGAGTGTGCGCAGACTGCGGTGCTGCTGTTTGGTGGCGCTGGCTTCACGAAGCAGGGCCAGGGAGAGCTGGTCGAGGCCATCCTGCGAGATGTGCCTGGGGCGAGAATCCCCGGTGGCTCGGAGGATGTGCTGTTGGACTTGTCGGTGAGACAGCTGGTCAAGCTATACAAGTCGGAGGAGGGCAAGTTGGGTAAGTCGAAGATCTAG
- a CDS encoding uncharacterized protein (COG:E;~EggNog:ENOG410PKIG;~InterPro:IPR036526,IPR001920,IPR015942,IPR003010;~PFAM:PF01177,PF00795;~go_function: GO:0016855 - racemase and epimerase activity, acting on amino acids and derivatives [Evidence IEA];~go_function: GO:0036361 - racemase activity, acting on amino acids and derivatives [Evidence IEA];~go_process: GO:0006807 - nitrogen compound metabolic process [Evidence IEA]) yields MPRTIRVAAAQMGTTNKWDNRTQTLTRMIALLKDAVSKGAQLVLFPEIAFTTFFPRYLITDPTELESWFEHGDIRTAPNTKALFDTAHELNVDFSVGFAEATEVGEHYNTCVYYHAATGSILSRYRKIHLPGDFEPLPDPNAVNQLEKRYFLPGNLGFKAFRVPGLVEADSPHPTPLGTAEGKVQEDPVFGMMICNDRRWAESWRAYGLQGVEVVLCGYNTNGFAPQFWGQSEEMTREEGEAISLFHHKLVMQAHSYTNATFSVSSARCGLDDGEFPLVGGSMVVDPEGRIIAESKTVEDEAVIADCDLGLCMPGKTRTFDFGRHRRTEHYGILVERTGVVEPAMDGTLTSTPIQTATTAAREKKNVSRWSARHSPPDVQVDGFTSPHPAPTAIEGSLDAVLSTAAAVRAILHIANQYDAFVVACYSDHPLTKALREELSAPVVGIMEASLYAARTLGGRFGIVVTSTRSVVLHTDSIRNYGLEGFSAGVESCGLGVLGLERKGEEVVLGAMCDAARELVKRGADVVTLGCAGMTKLKEAVEEAVGPDVQVIDGVVAGVHHLVGILRMGGRTAKRGVYASSKAGREARGQDYL; encoded by the exons ATGCCTCGAACCATCCGCGTAGCCGCAGCCCAAATGGGCACAACAAACAAATGGGACAACCGGACCCAAACCCTCACGCGCATGATAGCCCTCCTCAAAGACGCCGTATCCAAGGGCGCACAACTAGTCCTCTTCCCCGAAATCGCATTtacgaccttcttcccccgATACCTCATCACTGACCCCACCGAGCTCGAGTCATGGTTCGAACACGGCGACATCCGCACAGCACCAAACACAAAGGCGCTCTTCGACACCGCACACGAACTAAACGTCGACTTCAGCGTTGGATTCGCAGAGGCTACAGAGGTCGGTGAACACTATAACACCTGCGTCTACTACCATGCTGCAACGGGGTCGATTCTCTCGCGGTACCGCAAGATTCATCTGCCGGGGGACTTTGAGCCGCTTCCTGATCCCAACGCCGTGAaccagctggagaagcggTATTTCCTACCTGGGAATCTAGGGTTCAAGGCATTTCGTGTGCCCGGGCTTGTCGAGGCTGACTCTCCTCATCCTACTCCTCTAGGAACAGCGGAGGGAAAAGTCCAAGAAGACCCCGTCTTCGGCATGATGATTTGCAATGACCGCCGGTGGGCGGAATCATGGCGAGCGTACGGACTGCAAGGCGTTGAGGTCGTGCTGTGCGGGTATAACACGAATGGCTTCGCGCCTCAGTTCTGGGGCCAGAGTGAAGAAATGACgagagaggaaggggaggcGATCTCGCTATTCCACCATAAACTCGTGATGCAGGCGCACTCGTATACGAACGCGACGTTCTCGGTTAGTTCTGCGCGGTGCGGGCTTGATGATGGCGAGTTCCCGCTGGTTGGGGGCAGTATGGTGGTTGATCCCGAGGGGAGGATTATTGCCGAGAGCAAGACGGTAGAGGATGAGGCTGTGATTGCGGATTGTGATTTGGGGCTTTGCATGCCcgggaagacgaggacgttTGATTTTGGGAGACATCGCAGGACTGAACATTATGGGATTCTGGTGGAGCGGACGGGGGTTGTTGAGCCGGCGATGGACGGAACCCTGACTTCGACTCCTATCCAAACAGCAACTACAGCAGCccgagagaagaagaa TGTCTCGAGATGGTCAGCCCGACACTCCCCCCCAGACGTGCAAGTCGACGGCTTCACATCCCCCCATCCAGCTCCCACCGCAATCGAGGGCTCACTAGATGCCGTCCTCTCGACTGCGGCTGCCGTACGCGCCATACTCCATATAGCCAACCAATATGACGCATTCGTAGTAGCATGCTACAGCGACCACCCACTCACCAAAGCCCTAAGAGAGGAACTCAGCGCGCCGGTGGTCGGGATAATGGAGGCGTCTCTGTATGCCGCGAGGACATTAGGCGGGCGGTTTGGGATCGTGGTTACCTCGACTCGCTCAGTCGTCCTGCATACCGACTCGATCCGGAATTATGGGCTGGAGGGGTTCTCTGCTGGCGTGGAGAGTTGCGGGCTGGGtgttctggggctggagaggaaaggGGAAGAGGTTGTTCTTGGTGCGATGTGTGATGCGGCAAGGGAGTTGGTGAAGAGGGGGGCGGATGTGGTTACGCTGGGCTGTGCGGGGATgacgaagctgaaggaggcggTTGAAGAGGCTGTTGGGCCTGATGTGCAGGTTAtagatggtgttgttgctggcgTGCATCATTTGGTGGGCATTTTGAGGATGGGAgggaggacggcgaagaggggAGTTTATGCTAGTTCCAAAGCTGGGAGAGAGGCAAGGGGGCAGGATTACTTATAA
- a CDS encoding uncharacterized protein (COG:S;~EggNog:ENOG410Q1AV), whose product MSYQQPPPGAYYPPPQPGYGPPPPQAAYPPMQYQQAPPPEEKKDRGCLTACLMTMCCCFLCEEACECCIECAECLCCGC is encoded by the exons ATGTCGTACCAGCAGCCTCCCCCCGGGGCTTA CtaccctcctccccaacccGGATATggccctcctccgcctcagGCCGCCTACCCGCCCATGCAATACCAGCAGGCGCCTCCccctgaagagaagaaggaccgCGGCTGTCTGACCGCTTG TCTGATGACCATGTGCTGTTGTTTCCTGTGCGAGGAAGCCTGCGAATGCTGCATCGAGTGCGCGGAGTGTTTGTGTTGTGGTTGTTAG